A genomic segment from Anabas testudineus chromosome 6, fAnaTes1.2, whole genome shotgun sequence encodes:
- the spam1 gene encoding hyaluronidase PH-20, with amino-acid sequence MIVLPFLSLVAVYTIGSITTVLALPPTEPPLIHNHPFVAIWNIPTERCQRLHIPLDTGAFQAVTTPAAVPGQFLTIFYEDRLGLYPKVDVIKRKRYRGEIPQNSNLTEHLAKAQNQIDYYISQDSSPGLAVIDWESWRPLWDQNWGSKRIYQKLSLAYALEMSPFLSSKQIFELAKNQFQKASRRFMERTLSLGVGERPSRRWGFYLFPNCFNYGWNEPEYTGKCSVKTQKQNNQMLWLWEHSTALFPSVYLHLGLRNSPRAALFVRNRVQEALRVAALPKRPYVMPVFVYSRPLYRDQREKFQSQKDLVSTVGESAALGASGVVMWGGTKDYNNKAACQSLSEYLTSTFNPYIANVTAAAMLCSEVLCQWKGRCVRKRYDSNHYLHLNPAYFSILRANRKYVAVGLPSAADLDDWAENFTCQCYAGSRCSARLVHPTTIKLIWV; translated from the exons ATGATTGTCCTTCCTTTCCTGTCTTTGGTCGCCGTATATACCATCGGCTCCATCACTACTGTTCTCGCCCTACCACCGACCGAGCCGCCGCTGATCCACAACCACCCCTTTGTGGCCATCTGGAACATCCCTACAGAACGCTGTCAACGGCTCCACATCCCGCTGGACACCGGGGCCTTCCAGGCAGTCACGACGCCTGCTGCTGTGCCTGGACAGTTTCTCACCATCTTCTACGAAGACCGCCTCGGACTCTACCCGAAGGTTGATGTCATCAAACGCAAGCGCTACAGAGGAGAAATCCCCCAAAACAGTAACCTAACAGAGCACCTGGCCAAGGCCCAGAACCAGATAGATTACTACATCTCCCAGGACTCCTCTCCTGGGCTGGCTGTCATCGACTGGGAGTCTTGGCGTCCACTGTGGGACCAGAACTGGGGATCGAAACGTATCTATCAGAAGCTGTCCCTGGCTTATGCTCTAGAAATGTCCCCATTTCTATCATCAAAGCAGATTTTTGAACTGGCGAAGAATCAGTTCCAGAAGGCCAGCCGCCGCTTCATGGAGAGAACCCTCAGCCTCGGCGTGGGCGAGCGTCCAAGCCGCCGCTGGGGCTTCTACCTGTTCCCTAATTGCTTCAACTACGGCTGGAATGAACCCGAGTACACGGGAAAGTGTTCTGTGAAGACCCAGAAGCAGAATAACCAAATGCTGTGGCTGTGGGAGCACAGCACTGCCCTCTTCCCCTCCGTCTACCTCCACCTGGGCCTGAGGAACTCCCCCCGAGCCGCACTTTTTGTTAGGAACCGTGTCCAGGAGGCACTGAGGGTGGCGGCGCTGCCTAAACGTCCATACGTGATGCCAGTCTTTGTCTACTCCAGACCATTGTACAGAGACCAGAGGGAGAAGTTCCAGAGCCAG AAAGACTTGGTGAGCACCGTGGGAGAGTCGGCAGCTCTGGGAGCTTCAGGGGTGGTAATGTGGGGAGGAACCAAAGATTACAACAACAAG gctgcctgtcagtctCTGTCCGAGTACCTGACGTCCACCTTCAACCCCTACATCGCCAACGTGACTGCGGCCGCCATGCTCTGCAGCGAGGTCCTGTGCCAGTGGAAGGGCCGGTGTGTAAGGAAGAGGTACGACTCCAACCACTACCTGCACCTGAACCCCGCCTACTTCAGCATCCTGCGGGCCAACAGGAAGTACGTGGCGGTGGGTCTCCCCTCTGCAGCCGACCTGGACGACTGGGCTGAAAACTTCACCTGTCAGTGCTACGCGGGGTCGAGATGTTCAGCCAGACTGGTTCATCCGACCACCATCAAACTGATCTGGGTTTAA